Proteins encoded within one genomic window of Jiangella mangrovi:
- a CDS encoding DUF937 domain-containing protein, translating into MDFDDLLSRLPIDQIAASLGVDEKTAEQAARQALPALIGGMQANAQDADGERSLAKALDAHDDELVKGGVNLDDVDTDDGEKIVKNVFGDNRDQVVNQLAGFNSEAGSGLVSKLLPMLAPIVLSYLAGQLKGGDKAAAPSQQAQSGGGLADILGGLLGGGGGQGGGGGLGDLLGSLGGLLGGGKR; encoded by the coding sequence ATGGACTTCGACGACCTGCTGTCCCGGCTTCCGATCGACCAGATCGCGGCCTCTCTGGGGGTCGACGAGAAGACCGCCGAACAGGCGGCCCGGCAGGCGCTGCCGGCGCTCATCGGCGGCATGCAGGCCAACGCCCAAGACGCCGACGGCGAGCGGTCGCTCGCCAAGGCCCTCGACGCACACGACGACGAGCTCGTCAAGGGTGGCGTGAACCTCGACGACGTCGACACCGACGACGGCGAGAAGATCGTCAAGAACGTGTTCGGCGACAACCGCGACCAGGTCGTCAACCAACTCGCCGGCTTCAACAGCGAGGCCGGATCGGGCCTGGTCAGCAAGCTGCTGCCCATGCTCGCGCCCATCGTGCTGTCCTACCTCGCCGGCCAGCTCAAGGGCGGCGACAAGGCGGCCGCGCCGTCGCAGCAGGCGCAGTCCGGCGGCGGGCTGGCCGACATCCTCGGCGGCCTGCTGGGCGGGGGCGGCGGCCAGGGCGGCGGCGGTGGCCTCGGCGACCTCCTGGGCAGCCTCGGCGGCCTCCTCGGCGGCGGCAAGCGCTGA
- a CDS encoding PQQ-binding-like beta-propeller repeat protein has translation MSVPEQRRRTAAWLALGTVTAALAATLTATVAVDDARADGGAVVTGTVFADRDGDGTQERGERGLAGVSVSDGVTIVRTDRDGRYSLETNPARRTLEIVFVSQPAGYEAPPDEAMTPRFYRDLGELEAGEQASADFGLLESPWSRTRDFTFGLLADPQSLNFTDEGQAIFEDLVGELNVLTDQPDFLMVAGDLTDEALDEEFVRYKATTGTSRVPVWPAVGNHDFYDSAIYDNYREHLGPEWYSFDHGGRHFVILENTSGFSDPAQLEWMRQDLELNAGGGKDVVVMVHRPMNTPATGGGGNSPAPYIELMEQYDVKLVLAGHTHRNDVDLSVVGGAAHVVTNSSATTSDAEPNGFRVVSFDGQEVDYGFKMYGVSHALTITSPAPGSTVPTTTDTVQVNAYNTTSTVTGVRYRIDRGPWRPLRQSNDMTWAGPVRGRALTPGRHTMDVEVTDDGGQAWTESSTFTVVPAADVETPRGGSPWSMFKGGPSYTGVAQDVLAPSLRPAWSYRTPGTILTSSPVIADGVVYAGTRDENSETHRAVHAVDLATGAPLWTFRTDGDVEGTPVVADGRVYASTVRGTLYALDAGTGAKLWSVTKGDEQTDGVHRGWMYEPPNYADGIVYQVYSMGDRRLMALDAATGEALWDVRLNSGWIAETAPTIGGGRAYVAGDGSWMVSVDARTGAELWRRPSGVPCRNTTPAYSGELLYLGCTGDDLIVLNAATGQEVWRYSSPDTSYVRGTPTGSSPAVADGVAYMGFSDGNVTALDARTGALLWTQRTGGGITSSPVVSGGTVYVGSNDGYVYGLDRATGAVTWRFEIGTWVASSPAISGNTLVIGAFDGNLYAFTSTEA, from the coding sequence ATGTCTGTACCCGAGCAACGCCGCCGCACGGCGGCCTGGCTCGCCCTGGGCACGGTGACGGCCGCGCTGGCCGCCACGCTCACGGCGACCGTGGCCGTCGATGACGCGCGGGCCGACGGCGGCGCCGTCGTCACCGGCACCGTGTTCGCCGACCGCGACGGCGACGGCACCCAGGAGCGTGGCGAGCGCGGCCTGGCCGGCGTCAGCGTGTCCGACGGCGTCACGATCGTGCGGACCGACCGGGACGGCCGGTACTCGCTCGAGACCAACCCGGCCAGGCGCACGCTGGAGATCGTCTTCGTGTCGCAGCCGGCCGGCTACGAGGCGCCGCCGGACGAGGCGATGACGCCGCGGTTCTACCGCGACCTGGGCGAGCTCGAGGCCGGCGAGCAGGCGAGCGCGGACTTCGGGCTGCTGGAGTCGCCGTGGAGCCGTACCCGCGACTTCACCTTCGGCCTGCTCGCCGACCCCCAGTCGCTGAACTTCACCGACGAGGGCCAGGCCATATTCGAGGACCTCGTGGGCGAGCTGAACGTGCTCACCGACCAGCCAGACTTCCTGATGGTCGCCGGCGACCTCACCGACGAGGCCCTCGACGAGGAGTTCGTCCGTTACAAGGCGACGACGGGGACGTCGCGGGTGCCGGTGTGGCCCGCCGTCGGCAACCACGACTTCTACGACAGCGCGATCTACGACAACTACCGCGAGCACCTCGGCCCGGAGTGGTACTCCTTCGACCACGGCGGCCGGCACTTCGTGATCCTCGAGAACACCTCCGGCTTCTCCGACCCCGCCCAGCTGGAGTGGATGCGCCAGGACCTCGAGCTGAACGCCGGCGGCGGCAAGGACGTGGTCGTGATGGTGCACCGGCCGATGAACACGCCCGCCACTGGCGGCGGCGGCAACAGCCCGGCGCCGTACATCGAGCTGATGGAGCAGTACGACGTCAAGCTCGTCCTGGCCGGGCACACGCACCGCAACGACGTCGACCTGTCGGTGGTCGGCGGGGCGGCGCACGTCGTCACCAACAGCTCCGCCACCACGTCGGACGCGGAGCCCAACGGCTTCCGCGTCGTCTCGTTCGACGGCCAGGAGGTCGACTACGGCTTCAAGATGTACGGCGTCTCGCACGCCCTCACGATCACCAGCCCGGCGCCGGGCAGCACCGTGCCGACGACCACCGACACGGTCCAGGTCAACGCCTACAACACGACGTCGACCGTCACCGGCGTCAGGTACCGGATCGACCGCGGCCCCTGGCGGCCGCTGCGTCAGAGCAACGACATGACGTGGGCGGGGCCGGTCCGCGGGCGCGCCCTGACCCCGGGCCGGCACACCATGGACGTCGAGGTCACCGACGACGGCGGGCAGGCGTGGACGGAGTCGTCGACGTTCACCGTCGTGCCGGCCGCCGACGTCGAGACGCCGCGCGGCGGCAGCCCCTGGTCGATGTTCAAGGGCGGCCCGTCCTACACCGGCGTCGCGCAGGACGTGCTGGCGCCGTCGCTGCGACCGGCGTGGAGCTACCGCACGCCCGGCACGATCCTCACGTCGTCGCCGGTCATCGCCGACGGCGTCGTGTACGCCGGCACCCGCGACGAGAACAGCGAGACGCACCGCGCCGTCCACGCCGTCGACCTCGCCACGGGCGCGCCGCTCTGGACGTTCCGCACCGACGGGGACGTCGAGGGCACGCCGGTGGTCGCCGACGGCCGGGTCTACGCGTCGACGGTCCGCGGCACGCTGTACGCCCTGGACGCCGGCACCGGCGCGAAGCTGTGGTCGGTGACCAAGGGCGACGAGCAGACCGACGGCGTGCACCGCGGCTGGATGTACGAGCCCCCGAACTACGCCGACGGCATCGTCTACCAGGTGTACAGCATGGGCGACCGGCGGCTGATGGCGCTGGACGCCGCGACCGGCGAGGCTCTGTGGGACGTCCGGCTCAACAGCGGCTGGATCGCCGAGACGGCGCCCACCATCGGCGGCGGCCGCGCCTACGTCGCCGGCGACGGCAGCTGGATGGTGTCCGTCGACGCCCGCACCGGGGCGGAGCTCTGGCGGCGGCCCAGCGGCGTGCCGTGCCGCAACACCACGCCGGCGTACTCCGGCGAGCTGCTCTACCTGGGCTGCACCGGCGACGACCTCATCGTCCTGAACGCGGCCACCGGCCAGGAGGTCTGGCGCTACTCCAGCCCGGACACGTCGTACGTCCGCGGCACTCCGACCGGCTCCTCGCCGGCCGTTGCCGACGGCGTCGCGTACATGGGCTTCTCCGACGGCAACGTGACGGCGCTCGACGCCCGGACCGGCGCGCTGCTGTGGACGCAACGGACCGGCGGCGGCATCACGTCGTCGCCCGTCGTCAGCGGCGGGACCGTCTACGTCGGGTCGAACGACGGGTACGTCTACGGGCTCGACCGCGCGACCGGAGCCGTCACGTGGCGGTTCGAGATCGGGACGTGGGTCGCGTCGTCGCCGGCGATCAGCGGCAACACGCTGGTGATCGGCGCCTTCGACGGCAACCTCTACGCGTTCACGTCGACGGAGGCCTAG
- a CDS encoding CBS domain-containing protein — MTSERSIGDVMTPHVVTLPPDATVREAAAQMREHDIGDVVVVDGEGGGEGGGIRGVLTDRDVVVRVVAADRDANTATVGECCTGDVVTVRPDTGLDEAVQRLRESAVRRLPVVDDEGRPVGMVSIGDLARSDDSRSALADISAAPPNT, encoded by the coding sequence ATGACGAGTGAGCGATCCATCGGCGACGTGATGACGCCGCACGTGGTGACCCTGCCGCCCGACGCGACCGTCCGCGAGGCGGCGGCGCAGATGCGCGAGCACGATATCGGCGACGTCGTGGTGGTCGACGGCGAGGGCGGCGGCGAGGGCGGCGGCATCCGCGGGGTGCTGACCGACCGCGACGTCGTCGTCCGGGTCGTCGCCGCCGACCGCGACGCCAACACCGCCACCGTCGGCGAGTGCTGCACCGGCGACGTCGTCACCGTCCGCCCGGACACCGGCCTCGACGAGGCGGTCCAGCGGCTGCGCGAGTCGGCCGTGCGCCGGCTGCCCGTGGTCGACGACGAGGGCCGCCCGGTCGGCATGGTCTCGATCGGCGACCTCGCCCGGTCCGACGACTCCCGCTCGGCGCTCGCCGACATCAGCGCCGCCCCGCCCAACACCTGA
- a CDS encoding ArsR/SmtB family transcription factor, whose amino-acid sequence MIDDELSLTFAALADPTRRSILAQLTRGEATVKELAAPHAMSLPAVSRHLKVLERAGLVVKGREAQWRPCRLQTAPLRDVDAWMAPYRAFFEERFDRLEQHLTTLMTEQPPHPDEESR is encoded by the coding sequence ATGATCGACGACGAGCTCAGCCTCACCTTCGCGGCCCTCGCCGACCCGACCCGGCGCTCGATCCTCGCGCAGCTCACCCGCGGCGAGGCGACGGTGAAGGAGCTGGCCGCGCCGCACGCGATGAGCCTGCCCGCGGTGTCGCGGCACCTCAAGGTGCTCGAGCGGGCCGGGCTGGTGGTCAAGGGCCGCGAGGCGCAGTGGCGGCCGTGCCGGCTCCAGACCGCTCCCCTGCGCGACGTCGACGCCTGGATGGCGCCGTACCGCGCGTTCTTCGAGGAGCGGTTCGACCGCCTCGAGCAGCACCTCACGACCCTGATGACCGAGCAACCCCCGCACCCGGACGAGGAGTCCCGATGA
- a CDS encoding SRPBCC family protein — MSTLTRGFVIVRRFAASRELVFRSWTDPGLLRWFADTGVPADRHPTTVDLRVGGAWRIDMVESPERRYTTGGVYREIVPPERLVFTWGADGGWPALDPARPDDNPVVTVTFEPVDDGDGVDGGTEMTVHFGFPDHLTDAEVQSWLDLGVEPGVRETVARLRL; from the coding sequence ATGAGCACCCTGACCCGCGGTTTCGTCATCGTCCGCCGCTTCGCCGCATCCCGCGAGCTGGTCTTCCGCTCCTGGACCGACCCCGGCCTGCTGCGGTGGTTCGCCGACACCGGTGTACCAGCCGACCGGCACCCGACGACGGTCGACCTGCGGGTCGGCGGCGCCTGGCGCATCGACATGGTCGAGAGCCCGGAGCGCCGCTACACCACCGGCGGCGTCTACCGCGAGATCGTCCCGCCGGAGCGGCTCGTGTTCACCTGGGGCGCCGACGGCGGCTGGCCCGCTCTCGACCCCGCCCGGCCCGACGACAACCCCGTCGTCACCGTCACGTTCGAGCCCGTCGACGACGGCGACGGCGTCGACGGCGGCACCGAGATGACCGTGCACTTCGGCTTCCCGGACCACCTGACCGACGCCGAGGTCCAGAGCTGGCTGGACCTCGGCGTCGAGCCGGGCGTGCGCGAGACGGTCGCCCGCCTCCGCCTCTGA
- a CDS encoding NAD(P)-dependent oxidoreductase, whose product MSAVVAVAVPADLRALFFAGSLWSELASLGELRVVADDDGGSLGSAAGLAALAGPADVLVTSWPCAAVTGDVLDAAPSLRLVAHTGASVKPYVSAELFARGVRVTQAGAAMGRAVGEQAFALTLALLHRVHRFDLALRTGVPWADAKASAPPRHELLGCPVGVVGASRTGRAYIELVRALGGIVTVADPYLSSEEAAELGVTVADLDTVLRTSRVLALHAPVLPETRRMIGARELALLPDEALLVNTARAALIDGDALLAELRTGRIDAAIDVYDEQPLPVDHALRSLPNVLLTPHEAGGTVEARVRGGRIVVDEIARFLAGEPLQHEVTEDQLARLG is encoded by the coding sequence GTGAGCGCTGTCGTCGCGGTGGCGGTGCCGGCGGACCTGCGGGCGCTGTTCTTCGCCGGCTCGCTGTGGTCGGAGCTGGCCTCGCTCGGTGAGCTGCGGGTGGTGGCCGACGACGACGGCGGCAGCCTCGGCTCCGCGGCCGGGCTGGCGGCGCTCGCCGGTCCGGCCGACGTGCTGGTGACGAGCTGGCCCTGTGCCGCCGTGACCGGGGACGTGCTGGACGCGGCACCGTCGCTGCGGCTGGTCGCCCACACCGGCGCGTCCGTGAAGCCGTATGTGAGCGCGGAGCTGTTCGCGCGAGGGGTCCGCGTCACCCAGGCCGGCGCCGCCATGGGCCGGGCCGTGGGGGAGCAGGCGTTTGCCCTGACACTTGCCCTCCTGCACCGCGTGCACCGGTTCGACCTTGCCCTGCGTACCGGAGTGCCCTGGGCCGACGCGAAGGCGTCGGCGCCGCCCCGGCACGAGCTGCTCGGCTGCCCCGTTGGCGTCGTCGGGGCGTCGCGGACCGGCCGGGCCTACATCGAGCTGGTGCGCGCGCTCGGCGGGATCGTCACCGTCGCCGACCCGTATCTGTCCTCGGAGGAAGCGGCGGAGCTGGGGGTGACGGTGGCCGACCTCGACACCGTCCTGCGCACGTCGCGGGTGCTCGCGCTACACGCCCCGGTGCTGCCCGAGACGCGGCGGATGATCGGCGCCCGCGAGCTGGCCCTCCTGCCCGACGAGGCGCTGCTGGTCAACACCGCGCGGGCGGCCCTCATCGACGGCGACGCGCTGCTGGCCGAGCTGCGCACCGGGCGCATCGACGCCGCCATCGACGTGTACGACGAGCAGCCGCTACCGGTCGACCACGCGCTGCGGTCGCTGCCGAACGTCCTGCTCACGCCGCACGAGGCGGGCGGCACGGTGGAGGCGCGGGTCCGTGGCGGCCGCATCGTCGTCGACGAGATCGCCCGGTTCCTCGCCGGCGAGCCGCTTCAGCACGAGGTCACCGAGGACCAGCTGGCGCGCCTCGGCTGA